A stretch of the Lytechinus variegatus isolate NC3 chromosome 5, Lvar_3.0, whole genome shotgun sequence genome encodes the following:
- the LOC121415363 gene encoding homeotic protein spalt-major-like, which produces MDYSKAVEAAIAQGAEYNQAMNARENGFILPSDQQGGPQTAPPAVPNIHNKMPSMPQAAYTDQREPTPNPNHQGTMEPNHQTAMDPNHQGTLDSNHQAGMDTNQQGTMDPNHQGTLDPNHQVAMESSHQAAMDPNHRGTIDPGTATGMEPNPNMNTSMDSNTNVPMEAGSNLNSSMETSTEQKHIAETSMEEGTMMPSYDEGDDDEIGNPSNLFDTKSSNPILVRGSWQWMCNQCPKSYTSKSNLIAHLLDHCGIKPHMCLACGKSFKQVAHLNTHRVIHTGRRKHICPICGRGFNQRVHLKRHMVTHNINVACTCELCGRKFAFPSELQFHHKKVHRKRSGPPKKVNRSPSSDSDNLQHFNASATMHPMIASQNQMPPIGGVKRQGKYANIPEGTQYMPSGRRRTKAMKAQALAQMQAAQMQAAYGKMPVGAVRRPSNDHMPISPGHLPVGGDHMPHSSNHMLQRNDRTPPRHPQLSPRNDRMSPRSDPNAEGGDQMYQKNDQTPPRGDQVPQRQDSVSSRSSAMSPGHDHMKQQFSHGGSQSPRGSEHGPHDDGLLPAELFQPELVHPDAGKAVLQPDAMETLRFQPTRNCPATQRFRNRSPNDSPRKSTKKKGAPLKPELTCTECGRQFAFPFELRDHLARHRDVRPHVCSECGHQFFKEHHLKQHQLIHSGLKPFRCHICDRAFALKANMLRHAKLHINNRQYKCQICDKSFSQKQTLSNHMVVHKDEKPFSCNICGKKFSRKVNLDSHVYLHFGNKPFKCSICGSKYNNKGNLKRHVKNKHGLDADLQSDGEKEENESGEIADDSQEVDEAGRVGLDTSEEVPGEGEADMTQVSSDGDVSTDEQVPATQPNFNENPQPLAVTPGQQPSYDSTNQEDFEEESAQPSKRQQTFEQTPQPSSTQQHFSDHPRPVSQSSYEEPERPLSQRHYSEAEEAPTPAPAPSQQDYVNREHPRRQSYGEQEQTRAPESYGNSEYIRQPSYPTHERLAIPEAYRTPEHAHPQPSFPDHDQAIHPRNYVSREPPRQPLVYTDHHRPTNLESYVPRDQVGGRESYPPYHTQAAYPRHAYHHVERFKIEQGEAMAPQNPMLMHSNMGLQM; this is translated from the exons ATGGATTACAGCAAGGCAGTAGAAGCAGCCATTGCTCAGGGTGCTGAATACAATCAGGCCATGAATGCCCGTGAGAATGGATTCATACTGCCATCAGACCAGCAAGGAGGTCCTCAAACTGCTCCTCCGGCAGTACCCAACATCCACAACAAGATGCCTTCCATGCCCCAGGCTGCCTACACAGACCAAAGAGAACCAACACCGAACCCCAACCACCAAGGCACCATGGAACCTAATCACCAGACAGCCATGGATCCTAACCATCAAGGCACCTTGGACTCCAATCATCAAGCAGGCATGGACACTAACCAACAAGGCACCATGGACCCCAATCATCAGGGCACCTTGGACCCCAACCATCAGGTTGCTATGGAGTCTAGTCATCAGGCAGCCATGGACCCTAACCACCGTGGCACAATAGACCCAGGCACTGCAACTGGGATGGAACCTAATCCCAATATGAACACCAGCATGGACTCTAACACTAATGTTCCAATGGAGGCAGGTTCCAACTTGAATAGCAGCATGGAGACTTCCACAGAGCAGAAGCACATTGCAGAGACAAGTATGGAAGAAGGCACCATGATGCCATCCTACGATGAAGGGGACGATGATGAAATTGGTAACCCTTCAAATCTCTTTGACACCAAGAGTTCTAACCCCATCTTGGTGAGGGGTAGTTGGCAGTGGATGTGTAATCAGTGTCCAAAGAGTTACACTAGTAAAAGTAATCTCATCGCCCATCTTTTGGATCATTGTGGGATCAAGCCACACATGTGTTTGGCATGTGGAAAGAGCTTTAAGCAGGTTGCCCACCTCAACACTCACAGA GTAATCCATACAGGCAGAAGGAAGCACATATGTCCAATCTGTGGGAGGGGATTCAATCAGAGAGTCCACCTGAAGCGACACATGGTAACCCACAATATTAACGTTGCTTGCACATGTGAGCTGTGTGGACGCAAGTTTGCCTTCCCTTCAGAGCTGCAGTTTCACCACAAGAAGGTACATAGGAAGCGAAGCGGCCCTCCCAAGAAGGTCAATCGAAGTCCTTCAAGTGATAGTGACAATCTACAACACTTTAATGCTTCTGCAACCATGCACCCTATGATTGCCTCTCAAAATCAAATGCCTCCTATTGGTGGTGTCAAACGTCAGGGCAAGTATGCAAATATTCCTGAAGGAACGCAGTATATGCCATCTGGCAGGAGACGTACAAAAGCCATGAAAGCACAAGCGCTCGCTCAAATGCAGGCTGCTCAGATGCAAGCTGCTTATGGCAAAATGCCTGTAGGAGCGGTGAGGAGACCATCAAATGATCACATGCCTATATCTCCAGGGCATCTACCAGTTGGAGGAGACCACATGCCACATTCATCAAATCACATGTTGCAGAGAAATGACCGTACCCCACCAAGACATCCCCAGCTGTCTCCTAGAAATGATAGAATGTCTCCAAGAAGTGATCCAAATGCTGAAGGAGGTGATCAAATGTATCAGAAAAACGATCAAACTCCACCCAGAGGTGATCAGGTTCCCCAGAGGCAGGACAGTGTATCTTCAAGGAGTAGTGCCATGTCGCCAGGGCATGATCACATGAAACAGCAGTTTAGTCATGGTGGGTCACAGTCTCCTCGAGGATCGGAACATGGACCCCATGATGATGGTCTCCTTCCTGCAGAGCTATTTCAACCAGAGCTTGTTCACCCAGATGCTGGTAAGGCTGTCCTTCAGCCCGATGCTATGGAAACACTGCGTTTTCAGCCTACACGGAACTGTCCTGCAACCCAACGTTTTCGTAATCGATCACCAAATGATTCTCCAAGAAAATCCACAAAGAAGAAAGGAGCACCCCTTAAACCTGAACTGACTTGCACAGAATGTGGAAGGCAGTTTGCCTTTCCATTTGAATTGCGAGATCATTTAGCAAGGCACAGAGATGTACGACCTCATGTTTGCTCTGAATGTGGACACCAGTTCTTCAAGGAGCACCATCTTAAACAACATCAGTTGATCCATTCAGGTTTGAAGCCATTTAGGTGTCACATTTGCGACCGAGCCTTTGCTCTTAAGGCTAACATGCTTCGCCATGCCAAACTCCATATTAACAACCGACAATACAAATGCCAAATTTGTGACAAGTCTTTCTCGCAAAAGCAGACTCTCAGTAATCATATGGTTGTCCACAAAGATGAGAAACCATTCTCCTGCAACATCTGTGGCAAGAAGTTCAGTCGCAAGGTGAATCTTGATAGCCATGTGTACCTCCATTTTGGGAACAAACCTTTTAAATGTTCCATTTGTGGCAGCAAGTACAACAACAAGGGAAATCTCAAGAGGCATGTTAAGAATAAACATGGTTTAGATGCTGACTTGCAGTCTGATggggaaaaggaggaaaatgaaAGTGGAGAGATTGCTGATGATAGCCAGGAAGTTGATGAGGCAGGGAGGGTGGGTCTTGATACAAGTGAAGAGGTACCTGGTGAAGGAGAAGCAGATATGACTCAAGTATCAAGTGATGGCGATGTCAGTACTGATGAACAGGTACCTGCTACACAACCTAACTTCAATGAAAATCCACAGCCTCTAGCTGTCACACCTGGACAACAACCATCTTATGATTCTACAAACCAGGAAGACTTCGAAGAGGAATCCGCACAACCCTCAAAACGCCAGCAAACATTTGAACAAACTCCTCAACCGAGCTCTACCCAACAGCATTTTAGTGACCACCCACGTCCAGTGAGTCAGTCAAGTTATGAGGAGCCTGAACGTCCTTTGAGCCAAAGACATTATTCTGAAGCCGAAGAAGCCCCAACTCCGGCCCCTGCACCTTCACAACAAGACTATGTGAACCGGGAACATCCACGGAGACAAAGTTACGGAGAGCAAGAGCAAACTCGTGCCCCAGAGAGCTATGGGAACAGTGAATACATTCGGCAACCAAGTTATCCAACTCACGAGCGTCTCGCGATCCCCGAGGCATACAGAACTCCGGAGCATGCTCACCCACAGCCTTCATTTCCTGATCATGACCAGGCCATTCATCCTCGGAACTATGTCAGTCGTGAGCCTCCACGTCAGCCCCTGGTCTATACCGATCACCACCGTCCCACAAATCTGGAAAGCTATGTGCCTCGCGATCAGGTGGGTGGTCGGGAAAGTTACCCTCCATACCATACCCAAGCTGCCTATCCAAGGCATGCATATCATCATGTAGAGAGGTTCAAGATTGAACAAGGGGAGGCCATGGCACCACAGAATCCCATGTTAATGCATTCTAATATGGGACTACAGATGTGA